The Prosthecobacter vanneervenii genome has a segment encoding these proteins:
- a CDS encoding ArnT family glycosyltransferase — MNLRAQFFTLIALCSVLFWLRLGHLPLIDPDEPFYAETTKEMVERNEWLTPTIFGERQFEKPIFFYWQSMLAWKIFGGGNFAARAPSAAAATLLVLLTWWFGRRMFSARAGFCAAVVLASGVEYCVMSRLMLTDICLALCISASVFCLWLAINEEDKRDKWLILHFVASAFAMLTKGPVGILVPTLGSICYLWLTKTRSPWRGKGLVLGLLAWVVIAVPWYATMFAKYGMEYWHRFFVHENWERLTSAEHKHSNHWWYYIMILVAGSLPWIPLLISAIVRTVKETKTDRRILFLVCWFVPNLIFFTICNSKLPTYTFFLFVTLALICGHLLDQWIGGGFRTKGERILASSLSVLQVVLVLLAASIITLMLPKDSNLFIKDLTPLIFVLVAFIAVPMFFMLKQRFVAWAASTVGVTVVIILMMQYGVDDKVRLYSSTEGIAAEAMKQRLPGEPIITSSFIARAVTYYTGSMPQGVIFFPSTAEQVQPYFTPHPPLHMLRGAAGAKEFASKYPSVLCVFLNRDVRHCEADQSPLKGRMETLATMGERVLLRIKTAP, encoded by the coding sequence ATGAACCTACGCGCCCAGTTCTTCACCCTCATCGCCCTCTGCTCCGTCCTTTTCTGGCTGCGGCTGGGGCATCTGCCGCTGATCGACCCGGACGAGCCCTTCTACGCCGAGACGACCAAAGAAATGGTGGAGCGCAATGAGTGGCTGACGCCCACGATCTTTGGCGAGCGGCAGTTTGAAAAGCCCATCTTCTTCTACTGGCAGTCCATGCTGGCGTGGAAGATCTTTGGCGGTGGCAACTTTGCCGCCCGCGCTCCCTCCGCCGCAGCGGCCACGCTGCTGGTGCTGCTGACGTGGTGGTTCGGCCGCCGGATGTTCTCCGCACGGGCGGGCTTCTGTGCCGCCGTGGTGCTGGCTTCTGGCGTGGAGTACTGCGTGATGTCCCGCCTCATGCTCACCGACATCTGTCTGGCCCTGTGCATCAGCGCCTCCGTCTTCTGCCTGTGGCTGGCCATTAATGAGGAGGACAAGCGGGACAAGTGGCTGATCCTGCACTTTGTGGCCTCCGCCTTTGCCATGCTGACCAAGGGCCCCGTGGGCATCCTGGTGCCCACCCTGGGCTCCATCTGCTACCTGTGGCTGACCAAGACGCGCTCCCCCTGGCGTGGCAAGGGGCTGGTGCTGGGCCTGCTGGCCTGGGTGGTCATCGCCGTGCCATGGTATGCCACCATGTTTGCCAAATACGGCATGGAGTACTGGCACCGCTTCTTTGTGCATGAAAACTGGGAGCGCCTGACCAGCGCCGAGCACAAGCACAGCAACCACTGGTGGTACTACATCATGATCCTGGTGGCCGGCAGCCTGCCGTGGATCCCGCTGCTCATCTCCGCCATCGTGCGCACCGTCAAGGAGACCAAGACCGACCGCCGCATCCTCTTCCTGGTGTGCTGGTTTGTGCCGAATCTGATCTTCTTCACCATCTGCAACAGCAAGCTGCCCACCTACACCTTCTTCCTGTTTGTGACGCTGGCGCTCATCTGCGGCCATCTGCTGGACCAGTGGATCGGCGGCGGCTTCCGCACCAAAGGGGAGCGCATCCTGGCCTCCTCCCTCTCCGTGCTGCAGGTGGTGCTGGTGCTGCTGGCGGCTAGCATCATCACCCTGATGCTGCCGAAGGACAGCAACCTCTTCATCAAGGATCTCACGCCGCTGATCTTTGTGCTGGTGGCCTTCATCGCCGTGCCGATGTTCTTCATGCTCAAGCAGCGCTTTGTCGCTTGGGCGGCCAGCACCGTGGGTGTCACCGTGGTGATCATCCTCATGATGCAGTATGGCGTGGACGACAAGGTGCGCCTCTACTCCTCCACCGAAGGCATCGCCGCCGAGGCCATGAAGCAGCGCCTGCCCGGGGAGCCCATCATCACCTCCAGCTTCATCGCCCGTGCGGTGACGTACTACACCGGCAGCATGCCGCAGGGGGTCATCTTCTTCCCCTCCACCGCCGAGCAGGTGCAGCCCTACTTCACCCCGCACCCGCCGCTGCACATGCTGCGCGGAGCCGCCGGGGCCAAGGAGTTTGCCAGCAAGTACCCCAGCGTGCTCTGCGTCTTCCTGAACCGCGACGTGAGGCACTGCGAAGCAGATCAATCCCCCCTCAAAGGCCGCATGGAAACCCTGGCCACCATGGGCGAGCGCGTGCTGCTGCGCATCAAGACGGCGCCGTGA
- a CDS encoding PIG-L deacetylase family protein yields the protein MPASTTLTAQDRVLVFAPHPDDEALGCGGLIQHAVAAGAQVRVIFQTDGDNNPWPQRYVEQRWSIDDDCRRRWGARRRQEALRSVQTLGLRAEDAIFYGLPDQGLTRLWMQQDARTLDLHVADLQNFRPTLLVVPSQDDNHPDHGGSYELVQEARKRAGLTAVRQWDYLIHRRWFCPEASGLTLNLTLQQKARKLAAIECHETQLYLSSTRFCAYARDEEIFIPNPYA from the coding sequence ATGCCTGCCTCCACCACGCTTACTGCCCAGGATCGCGTGCTGGTTTTTGCCCCTCATCCGGACGATGAGGCCCTGGGCTGCGGGGGGCTCATTCAGCATGCGGTGGCCGCCGGGGCACAGGTGCGGGTGATCTTCCAAACGGACGGGGACAACAACCCCTGGCCGCAGCGCTACGTGGAGCAGCGCTGGAGCATCGATGACGACTGCCGCAGGCGCTGGGGTGCCCGGCGCAGGCAGGAGGCGCTGCGCTCCGTGCAGACGCTGGGCCTGCGGGCAGAGGACGCCATTTTCTACGGCCTGCCGGATCAGGGCCTGACACGCCTCTGGATGCAGCAGGATGCGCGCACGCTGGACCTGCATGTGGCGGATCTGCAAAACTTCCGCCCCACCCTGCTGGTGGTGCCCTCCCAGGATGACAACCACCCCGACCATGGCGGCTCCTACGAGCTGGTGCAGGAGGCGCGGAAACGTGCCGGCCTGACTGCCGTGCGGCAGTGGGATTACCTGATCCACCGCCGCTGGTTCTGCCCGGAGGCCTCCGGCCTGACCCTGAACCTGACCCTCCAGCAAAAAGCCCGCAAGCTGGCGGCCATCGAGTGCCACGAGACGCAGCTCTACCTCAGCAGCACCCGCTTCTGCGCCTACGCGCGCGATGAAGAGATTTTCATTCCCAACCCATACGCCTGA
- a CDS encoding glycosyltransferase family 2 protein, giving the protein MQAASPTTNPPCKIAALIPAYREAAAIADVVTRTLPQVDLTLVVDDGSPDNTAELARQAGAEVIVHTVNQGKGAAMKTGMKTLAERGYDYIMLLDGDGQHAPEEIARFTAVARAGAAHVVLGNRFENVKGMPLVRRFVNSLMSRIISNACGVGIPDTQCGFRLVRSSLVTYIMGSSDHFDFETEMLLLASRAGFTIQSVPVSTIYGAEKTKIRPVQDTIKFIKLMRRWQKQSGTFPAAPLSPSKATEL; this is encoded by the coding sequence ATGCAGGCCGCCAGCCCGACCACCAACCCACCGTGCAAGATCGCCGCGCTCATTCCGGCCTACCGTGAAGCCGCCGCCATCGCCGATGTGGTCACGCGCACTCTTCCCCAGGTGGACCTGACGCTGGTGGTGGACGACGGCTCCCCGGACAACACCGCCGAACTGGCCCGCCAGGCCGGGGCCGAGGTCATCGTACACACGGTGAACCAGGGCAAGGGCGCCGCCATGAAGACCGGCATGAAGACCCTGGCCGAGCGCGGCTACGACTACATCATGCTCCTGGACGGCGACGGCCAGCATGCGCCGGAGGAGATCGCCCGCTTCACCGCCGTGGCCCGCGCTGGAGCCGCCCATGTGGTGCTGGGAAACCGCTTTGAAAACGTCAAGGGCATGCCCCTTGTGCGCCGCTTTGTGAACAGCCTGATGTCCCGCATCATCAGCAATGCCTGCGGCGTCGGCATCCCGGACACCCAGTGCGGCTTCCGCCTGGTGCGCTCCTCCCTCGTGACGTACATCATGGGCAGCAGCGACCACTTTGACTTTGAAACCGAGATGCTCCTGCTGGCCAGCCGCGCCGGATTCACCATCCAGAGCGTGCCCGTGAGCACCATCTACGGGGCTGAGAAGACCAAGATCCGCCCCGTGCAGGACACCATCAAGTTCATCAAACTGATGCGCCGCTGGCAGAAACAGTCCGGCACCTTCCCGGCGGCTCCGCTCAGCCCCTCCAAGGCTACGGAGCTTTGA
- a CDS encoding DUF4303 domain-containing protein has product MKRIQPAHLEELVYHSIKTAFTTLISATGGQKVYVFGLFTDDGLQFLYPVANTEEALTATVQRYQTTVDPKYGCTSTRSGMRWSYGDWGFFPTVDQEAFQQVNELLSTNFEQMLEADDFDGDLELLWPAILNGFKRAEAEGFFGAAVPRDSLTLILTGDLPHTLVNQWVTTLNPPEVASKYLHWNCAAED; this is encoded by the coding sequence ATGAAGCGCATTCAGCCTGCCCATCTTGAGGAGCTTGTTTACCACAGCATTAAAACGGCTTTCACCACCCTCATCTCCGCCACCGGCGGTCAGAAGGTCTATGTCTTTGGGCTGTTCACAGACGACGGCCTGCAGTTCCTCTACCCCGTCGCCAATACTGAGGAGGCTCTGACAGCCACCGTGCAGCGCTACCAGACCACGGTGGATCCCAAATATGGCTGCACCAGCACGCGCAGCGGCATGCGCTGGTCCTATGGTGACTGGGGCTTCTTTCCCACTGTGGACCAAGAAGCCTTTCAGCAGGTGAACGAACTCCTCAGCACCAACTTTGAGCAAATGCTGGAAGCGGATGATTTCGACGGAGATCTTGAATTGCTCTGGCCAGCCATCCTGAACGGCTTTAAGCGCGCCGAGGCCGAGGGCTTTTTTGGCGCAGCCGTACCTCGGGACAGCCTGACTCTCATCCTCACAGGAGACCTACCCCATACACTGGTGAATCAATGGGTCACGACCCTGAATCCGCCCGAGGTGGCTTCAAAGTATCTGCACTGGAATTGCGCCGCAGAAGACTGA
- a CDS encoding outer membrane protein assembly factor BamB family protein, with protein sequence MHHRPRPSYGRLLAATLALTGISQANDWTNWRGPLQNGVSLEHYTKAGKLADKPAWTAPIRSRGTPVVVDGKVILWGYKGETSDLIELLTCLDAKTGKILWQHEIPDYLSDSIYNRYSIGAPTVDPETKRIYLTSNAGNFLCYELDGTKVFEIPLMEDFGRMTFPNSRVGSPVIEGEFVIIHFIFSNWGADGPAADRVYGFDKKTGELAWWTLPGVSPPVDSSFSTPVLETRDGKRVAYFTTGCGHIVCVNTHNGKPYWKMPICKNGVNPSVVLHKGNLIAIHGDENVDNSEKGRMVCIKLPEKLTAPVPPALEATTLEPSAEVWRNPIGATSSSPVLVGDVIYQLTDGAELYAIDANTGTDLWKLKLSNANLHSSPLYVDGLLYCPLLDGKLVVVKPGEKSGEVVQEIKLGENIQCLGAPTVCDGTLYVTTTEAFYAFPIPNKGIKTDAAPKVEMPKAGKAVALQIIPAETVIMTGHKQSFRVRSVDANGFLVNPDVKGVKWESFIPPTAKVKATMDGKFNDAGELVVAPDAKSSAGAFKATAPDGTFGTIRGRALRNLPLVENFDGYELKDEQPTEKIMFAYPPLPWIGARFKFDVREVVGAPGNKVFAKTFDRLLFQRGTVFLAPSNLTNYTMQADVMTDGSARSKSDIGLINQRYLICVRGNAGKLEVSSNPERLKQEVPFKVVANTWYTLKTKVDVAKDGSGVIMAKIWDKAQPEPAAWTIEVKVPRAHKNGSPGIFALTPMNQKRVYLDNLSVTPN encoded by the coding sequence ATGCACCACCGACCCCGCCCCTCCTATGGCCGCCTGCTGGCCGCCACGCTGGCCCTGACCGGAATCTCCCAGGCGAATGACTGGACCAACTGGCGCGGCCCGCTCCAAAACGGCGTGAGCCTGGAGCACTACACCAAGGCCGGAAAGCTGGCCGACAAGCCCGCCTGGACAGCCCCCATCCGCAGCCGTGGCACGCCCGTGGTGGTGGATGGCAAGGTCATCCTCTGGGGCTACAAAGGTGAAACCTCCGACCTCATTGAGCTGCTGACCTGCCTGGACGCCAAGACCGGCAAGATCCTCTGGCAGCATGAGATCCCCGACTACCTCAGCGACTCCATCTACAACCGCTACTCCATCGGTGCCCCCACCGTCGATCCTGAGACCAAGCGCATCTACCTGACCAGCAATGCGGGCAATTTTCTCTGCTATGAGCTGGACGGCACCAAGGTCTTCGAGATTCCGCTGATGGAAGACTTTGGCCGCATGACCTTCCCGAACTCCCGCGTGGGCAGCCCGGTGATCGAGGGCGAGTTCGTCATCATCCACTTCATCTTCTCCAACTGGGGTGCCGACGGCCCTGCCGCCGACCGCGTTTACGGCTTTGACAAAAAGACCGGCGAGCTGGCCTGGTGGACCCTCCCCGGCGTGAGCCCGCCCGTGGACAGCTCCTTCTCCACCCCCGTGCTGGAAACTCGCGACGGCAAGCGCGTGGCCTACTTCACCACCGGCTGCGGCCACATCGTCTGCGTGAACACGCACAACGGCAAGCCCTACTGGAAGATGCCCATCTGCAAAAACGGCGTGAACCCCTCCGTGGTCCTGCACAAGGGCAACCTCATCGCCATCCACGGAGATGAGAACGTGGATAACTCCGAGAAGGGCCGCATGGTCTGCATCAAGCTCCCCGAGAAGCTCACCGCCCCGGTGCCGCCCGCTCTCGAAGCCACCACGCTGGAGCCCAGCGCTGAAGTCTGGCGCAACCCCATCGGCGCCACCAGCAGCTCCCCCGTTCTCGTGGGCGATGTGATCTATCAGCTCACCGACGGTGCCGAGCTCTACGCCATCGACGCCAACACCGGCACCGACCTCTGGAAGCTTAAGCTCAGCAATGCCAATCTGCACTCATCCCCCCTCTACGTGGACGGCCTGCTCTACTGCCCCCTGCTGGACGGCAAGCTGGTGGTGGTAAAGCCCGGCGAGAAGTCCGGTGAAGTGGTGCAGGAGATCAAGCTCGGCGAAAACATCCAGTGCCTAGGCGCACCCACCGTATGTGATGGCACCCTCTATGTGACCACCACAGAAGCCTTCTACGCCTTCCCGATCCCGAACAAGGGCATCAAGACGGACGCCGCTCCCAAAGTGGAAATGCCCAAGGCCGGCAAGGCCGTGGCGTTGCAGATCATCCCTGCTGAAACCGTGATCATGACCGGCCACAAGCAGTCCTTCCGCGTGCGCAGCGTGGACGCCAACGGCTTCCTGGTGAATCCGGACGTCAAAGGCGTGAAGTGGGAAAGCTTCATCCCCCCGACCGCCAAGGTGAAAGCCACGATGGACGGCAAATTCAACGACGCAGGCGAGCTCGTGGTGGCTCCTGACGCCAAGTCCAGCGCCGGTGCCTTCAAGGCCACCGCTCCGGACGGCACCTTTGGTACCATCCGCGGCCGCGCCCTGCGCAACCTGCCGCTGGTGGAAAACTTTGACGGCTACGAGCTCAAGGACGAGCAGCCCACGGAGAAGATCATGTTTGCCTATCCTCCCCTTCCCTGGATCGGCGCACGCTTCAAATTCGACGTCCGCGAAGTCGTCGGCGCTCCTGGCAACAAGGTCTTCGCCAAGACCTTTGACCGCCTGCTCTTCCAGCGTGGCACGGTGTTCCTGGCCCCGTCCAACCTCACCAACTACACCATGCAGGCAGACGTGATGACGGACGGCAGCGCCCGCTCCAAGTCCGACATCGGCCTCATCAACCAGCGCTACCTTATCTGCGTCCGTGGCAATGCAGGCAAGCTGGAGGTCAGCTCCAACCCCGAGCGCCTCAAGCAGGAAGTGCCCTTCAAGGTCGTGGCCAACACCTGGTACACCCTGAAGACCAAGGTGGACGTGGCCAAGGACGGCAGCGGTGTCATCATGGCCAAGATCTGGGACAAAGCCCAGCCCGAGCCTGCCGCCTGGACCATCGAAGTGAAGGTGCCCCGCGCCCACAAGAACGGCTCCCCTGGCATTTTCGCCCTGACCCCGATGAACCAGAAGCGCGTCTATCTGGACAACCTGAGCGTCACCCCGAACTGA
- a CDS encoding outer membrane protein assembly factor BamB family protein gives MRTKLTPILAAALAATAALNAADYTQWGGGNTRNMVSDEKGLPTDFNPGKKYGPKAAPKEAGRLRPNAQDANKAPGAEDIDMSTTKNCLWVAKLGSQTYGTPMIANGQVFVGTNNESPRDPKSVGDRGIMMVFDEYTGQFKWQLVSPKMGSGKVNDWEYLGICASPTVVGDKAYVPSNRCQIVCLDVKGMSNGNQGMQDEGAFMAPLDKDGKPTAPLTPGDTDADILWVYDMYKELGVFQHNATAGYPLVIDGKVFVPTCNGVDWTHTNIPAPNSPSFIMLDAENGTLLGEMDHVASERVLHCSWSSPNSVDVDGKKQIVFAAGDGWVYSMAPETHKDAEGLDILNENWRYDANPPEYRKNSAGEPIKYVEYDGPSEIIATPTIADGLVYVNIGQDPEHGEGVGCLSCIDPKGKGDLTGKALWTFKGIERTISTPAVKDGLVYAADYTGRVFCLDAKTGKEYWKFDTKGHIWASPLVADGKVWIGNEEGELFILAEGKELKELGTIEFPSPLLSSVVAANGALYVTTHTHLYCFKEGAKTPEAK, from the coding sequence ATGAGAACGAAACTCACACCCATCCTCGCTGCGGCTCTGGCTGCCACAGCAGCCCTGAACGCCGCCGACTACACCCAGTGGGGTGGCGGCAACACCCGCAACATGGTGTCTGACGAAAAAGGACTGCCCACCGACTTCAACCCCGGCAAGAAATACGGTCCCAAGGCCGCGCCAAAGGAAGCCGGACGCCTCCGCCCCAACGCCCAGGACGCCAACAAGGCCCCCGGCGCCGAGGACATCGACATGAGCACCACCAAGAACTGCCTCTGGGTGGCCAAGCTGGGCTCCCAGACCTACGGCACGCCGATGATCGCCAACGGCCAGGTCTTTGTGGGCACCAACAATGAGTCGCCCCGCGACCCCAAGAGCGTGGGCGACCGCGGCATCATGATGGTCTTTGACGAGTACACCGGCCAGTTCAAATGGCAGCTCGTCTCCCCCAAGATGGGCAGCGGCAAGGTGAATGACTGGGAATACCTCGGCATCTGCGCCAGCCCCACCGTCGTCGGTGACAAGGCCTACGTGCCCAGCAACCGCTGCCAGATCGTCTGCCTGGACGTCAAAGGCATGTCCAACGGCAACCAGGGCATGCAGGACGAAGGCGCCTTCATGGCCCCTCTGGACAAAGACGGCAAGCCCACCGCCCCCCTCACCCCTGGCGACACCGATGCCGACATCCTCTGGGTGTATGACATGTACAAAGAACTCGGCGTCTTCCAGCACAACGCCACCGCCGGCTACCCGCTGGTGATCGATGGCAAGGTCTTCGTCCCCACCTGCAACGGCGTGGACTGGACCCACACCAACATCCCCGCCCCGAACTCCCCCAGCTTCATCATGCTGGACGCTGAGAACGGCACCCTCCTCGGCGAAATGGACCACGTGGCCTCCGAGCGCGTGCTGCACTGCTCCTGGTCCTCCCCCAACTCCGTGGACGTGGACGGCAAGAAGCAGATCGTCTTCGCTGCTGGCGACGGCTGGGTGTACTCCATGGCCCCGGAAACCCACAAGGACGCTGAAGGCCTGGACATCCTGAACGAAAACTGGCGCTATGACGCCAACCCGCCCGAGTATCGCAAGAACTCCGCTGGCGAGCCCATCAAGTACGTCGAATACGACGGCCCCAGCGAGATCATCGCCACCCCCACCATCGCTGATGGACTGGTGTATGTGAACATCGGCCAGGACCCCGAGCACGGCGAAGGCGTCGGCTGCCTGAGCTGCATCGACCCCAAGGGCAAAGGCGATCTCACCGGCAAGGCCCTCTGGACCTTCAAAGGCATCGAGCGCACCATCTCCACCCCTGCGGTGAAAGACGGCCTCGTCTATGCGGCTGACTACACCGGCCGCGTGTTCTGCCTCGACGCCAAGACCGGCAAGGAATACTGGAAGTTCGACACCAAAGGCCACATCTGGGCCAGCCCGCTGGTGGCTGACGGCAAAGTGTGGATCGGCAACGAAGAAGGCGAGCTCTTCATCCTCGCTGAAGGCAAGGAGCTCAAGGAACTCGGCACCATCGAGTTCCCCTCCCCTCTGCTCAGCTCCGTCGTGGCCGCCAACGGCGCCCTCTACGTGACCACCCACACCCACCTCTACTGCTTCAAAGAAGGCGCCAAGACGCCCGAGGCGAAGTAA
- a CDS encoding prepilin peptidase has translation MRFQILNTLLHCLAFYMGAGIGSFLNVVIYRLPLGISVNNPRRSFCPSCKYKIPMWQNIPLLSWLLLRGQCANCGGKISIRYFLVELLTGVMFYLVFLKVTAEYSVGGNPWPYLQAWGPQVLCLWLFMSLLISGTFIDIDHFILPHTITIGGAVAGVLCAWGVPALVAETEHTRGLLISLASAGLGFGGLWAVVELGKLAFGRKKYVFVKEESWEVTQPDENEPPVVVFAEHRYDWQDLFMRASDRMVISCTSLQVNDRSFGAVTAELWMEKLKVREGTELHEIPLEGVSKLKAMATQVVIPREAMGFGDVLFLMMIGAFTGWQAVLFTILAASVIGTVFAVIHRITGKAEWGAKIPFGPYLALGAAIWVFYGPQFVDWYFSKVMWR, from the coding sequence ATGCGCTTTCAAATCCTCAACACCCTGCTGCACTGCCTGGCCTTTTACATGGGGGCGGGCATCGGCTCCTTCCTCAATGTGGTCATCTACCGCCTGCCGCTGGGCATCTCGGTGAACAATCCGCGCCGCAGCTTCTGCCCCTCCTGCAAATACAAGATCCCCATGTGGCAGAACATCCCGCTGCTGAGCTGGCTGCTGCTGCGCGGCCAGTGCGCCAACTGCGGCGGCAAGATCTCCATCCGCTACTTCCTCGTGGAGCTGCTCACCGGCGTGATGTTTTACCTCGTCTTTCTCAAGGTCACTGCCGAGTACTCCGTCGGGGGAAATCCCTGGCCCTACCTCCAGGCCTGGGGGCCGCAGGTGCTCTGCCTCTGGCTCTTCATGAGCCTGCTCATCTCCGGTACCTTCATCGACATCGACCACTTCATTCTCCCGCACACCATCACCATCGGCGGTGCGGTGGCCGGCGTGCTCTGCGCCTGGGGCGTGCCTGCCCTGGTGGCGGAGACCGAGCACACGCGCGGGCTGCTCATCTCCCTGGCCAGCGCCGGGCTCGGCTTTGGCGGCCTCTGGGCTGTGGTGGAGCTGGGAAAGCTGGCCTTTGGCCGCAAGAAGTACGTCTTTGTCAAAGAAGAGAGCTGGGAGGTCACCCAGCCCGATGAAAACGAGCCCCCCGTCGTCGTCTTTGCCGAGCACCGCTACGACTGGCAGGACCTCTTCATGCGCGCCTCCGACCGCATGGTCATCTCCTGCACCAGCCTGCAGGTGAATGACCGCAGCTTTGGCGCGGTGACCGCCGAGCTGTGGATGGAAAAGCTCAAGGTGCGCGAAGGCACCGAACTGCACGAGATCCCGCTGGAGGGCGTCTCCAAGCTCAAGGCCATGGCCACCCAGGTGGTCATTCCCCGCGAAGCCATGGGCTTTGGCGATGTGCTCTTTCTCATGATGATCGGGGCCTTCACCGGCTGGCAGGCCGTGCTCTTCACCATTCTGGCCGCCTCCGTCATCGGCACCGTCTTTGCTGTGATCCACCGCATCACCGGCAAAGCCGAATGGGGTGCCAAGATCCCCTTCGGTCCCTACCTCGCCCTCGGCGCCGCCATCTGGGTCTTCTACGGCCCGCAGTTCGTGGACTGGTACTTCAGCAAGGTGATGTGGCGCTGA
- a CDS encoding M15 family metallopeptidase — MTSDSRQRLRLILLLAPAFMGLACTQSRPGSGLNPSAQVMKQAQKRSLVDVRQAVPGIVIDMKYGTADNVTARPIYPARMPCLLRTETAAKLKKAQELLRAQGYGLCIWDAYRPPEAQEVLHKAAGSTGMYLSPNSGWSRHCGGIAVDLTLVDAKGRLQRMPTGFDQDFAHAGIHYQGSDPLVRQNLQILNAAMKEAGFTQLESEWWHFDDADYITDPQPVVFAQKLGLPLMTPAP; from the coding sequence ATGACTTCAGATTCCCGGCAGCGACTGCGTCTCATCCTCCTTCTGGCCCCCGCCTTCATGGGCCTGGCCTGCACCCAGTCACGGCCCGGCAGCGGCCTGAACCCCTCCGCCCAGGTGATGAAGCAGGCGCAGAAGCGCAGCCTGGTGGATGTGCGCCAGGCGGTGCCCGGCATCGTGATCGACATGAAGTACGGCACGGCCGACAACGTGACCGCGCGGCCCATCTACCCCGCACGCATGCCCTGCCTGCTGCGCACGGAGACGGCGGCAAAGCTCAAAAAAGCGCAGGAGCTGCTGCGGGCGCAGGGCTACGGCCTCTGCATCTGGGACGCCTACCGCCCGCCCGAGGCGCAGGAGGTGCTGCACAAGGCCGCCGGCAGCACAGGCATGTACCTTTCCCCCAACTCCGGCTGGAGCCGGCACTGCGGCGGGATCGCCGTGGATCTGACGCTGGTGGATGCGAAAGGGCGGCTGCAGCGCATGCCCACGGGCTTTGACCAGGACTTTGCCCACGCAGGCATCCACTACCAGGGCAGCGATCCGCTGGTGCGGCAAAATCTGCAGATCCTGAATGCGGCGATGAAGGAGGCGGGCTTTACCCAGCTGGAGTCGGAGTGGTGGCATTTTGACGACGCCGACTACATCACCGATCCGCAGCCCGTGGTGTTTGCACAGAAGCTGGGCCTTCCCCTCATGACCCCTGCCCCGTGA
- a CDS encoding pseudouridine synthase — translation MTASIRNNATFTVLDEADGYIVVNKPAPLQIHPGDPNGPPTLWHRVCDLLSYEIANGGQVSIINRLDRETSGVVLIAKNHELARLFGMAMQERRIHKTYTALVHGWPEWEELTLDAPILNARDVQPSDIWVKQRVHPAGTPCLTAFRTLRRFERRGEKHALIEARPETGRMHQIRVHLHHLGLPIVGDKLYGRDDRCYLEFIETGWTEALEQRLILPRQALHSSRLELNVEGFPSAWEAPLPEEFEIASC, via the coding sequence GTGACCGCGAGCATCCGGAACAACGCCACCTTCACCGTCCTCGACGAGGCGGACGGCTACATCGTGGTTAACAAGCCTGCGCCTTTGCAGATCCACCCCGGAGATCCCAACGGGCCGCCCACGCTCTGGCACCGCGTGTGCGATCTGCTCTCCTACGAGATCGCGAATGGCGGGCAGGTTTCCATCATCAACCGGCTGGACCGCGAGACGAGCGGCGTGGTGCTGATCGCGAAGAACCACGAGCTGGCGAGGCTGTTTGGCATGGCCATGCAGGAGCGCCGCATCCACAAGACCTACACCGCGCTGGTGCACGGCTGGCCGGAGTGGGAGGAGCTGACGCTGGACGCGCCCATCCTGAATGCGCGCGATGTGCAGCCGAGCGACATCTGGGTGAAGCAGAGGGTACACCCCGCAGGAACGCCCTGCCTCACCGCTTTCCGCACGCTGCGGCGTTTTGAGCGCAGGGGCGAGAAACATGCGCTGATCGAGGCACGGCCGGAAACGGGACGCATGCACCAGATCCGCGTGCATCTGCATCACCTGGGCCTGCCCATCGTGGGAGACAAGCTGTATGGCCGCGATGACCGCTGCTACCTGGAGTTTATCGAGACGGGGTGGACGGAGGCGCTGGAGCAGCGGCTGATTTTGCCCCGGCAGGCGCTGCATTCATCCAGGCTGGAACTGAATGTGGAAGGCTTTCCTTCAGCATGGGAGGCTCCGCTGCCGGAGGAGTTTGAGATCGCCAGCTGCTGA